From Topomyia yanbarensis strain Yona2022 chromosome 1, ASM3024719v1, whole genome shotgun sequence, one genomic window encodes:
- the LOC131676924 gene encoding protein Notchless, with translation MDIDENVETPQTHTIQARFVNDTGETAGPPLDLPINVTKQQLELILNSLKNEDQTPYLFFINDDEVRDTIEQTLNSKQLDVENVLEIVYQPQAVFRVRPVTRCTSSMPGHAEAIVSLAFSPNSLHLASGSGDTTLRLWDLTTETPHFTCTGHKNWVLCVAWSPDSLKIASADKGGEIRVWCPESGKLLGRPLIGHKKWVNCLSWEPYHKNVDCRLLASAGNDNDVRIWDTVLGTCTKVIAGHSAPVTAVRWGGAGLLYTSSRDRTIKMWRADDGVLCKTFTGHAHWVNNLTLNTDYVLRTGPFHPIVDKNKQYSVSDKKELQRLALERYENVCPDSIESFVSCSDDFTLYLWKSNQKQFIARMTGHQNVVNDVKYSPDVKLFASASFDKSVRMWRASDGAFICTFRGHVQAVYTVAWSADSRLLVSGSKDSTLKVWSVKERKLAQELPGHADEVYGVDWAPDGSRVASGGKDKVLKLWSY, from the exons ATGGATATAGACGAAAACGTTGAAACGCCTCAAACACACACCATTCAGGCGCGATTTGTTAACGATACCGGTGAAACAGCAGGACCTCCGTTAGATTTACCGATCAATGTGACTAAACAACAGCTTGAACTCATACTTAACTCTCTTAAGAAT GAGGATCAAACCCCGTACCTGTTTTTTATTAACGATGATGAAGTTCGGGATACGATAGAACAAACACTCAATTCAAAGCAATTGGATGTAGAAAATGTGTTGGAAATTGTCTACCAACCGCAGGCAGTTTTCCGTGTGCGGCCGGTTACCCGATGTACCAGTTCCATGCCAGGCCATGCAGAGGCAATCGTTTCATTGGCATTTAGTCCCAACAGTTTGCATTTAGCTAGCGGATCGGGAGATACTACGCTTCGTCTGTGGGACCTAACGACGGAAACGCCTCATTTCACGTGCACGGGGCATAAAAATTGGGTTCTTTGCGTAGCTTGGTCACCAGATTCCCTGAAAATAGCTTCAGCTGACAAAGGCGGCGAAATACGAGTGTGGTGTCCAGAAAGCGGAAAGCTGCTCGGTCGACCATTGATAGGCCACAAAAAATGGGTTAACTGTCTTAGTTGGGAACCATATCACAAGAATGTAGATTGTCGATTGTTAGCTAGCGCAGGCAATGACAATGATGTGCGAATATGGGACACGGTGTTGGGCACTTGCACCAAGGTTATAGCTGGTCATTCAGCTCCAGTTACCGCTGTTCGCTGGGGTGGTGCTGGTTTGCTCTACACTTCATCGCGAGATCGTActatcaaaatgtggagagCCGATGATGGTGTGTTATGCAAGACGTTCACGGGACATGCTCACTGGGTAAACAATCTGACTCTTAACACCGATTATGTTCTTAGAACTGGACCGTTCCATCCAATCGTGGATAAAAATAAACAGTACTCCGTTTCAGATA AAAAAGAGCTCCAGCGGTTAGCTTTGGAACGCTACGAAAATGTATGTCCTGACTCCATCGAATCGTTTGTATCGTGTTCCGATGATTTCACCCTTTATCTTTGGAAGTCAAACCAAAAGCAGTTTATAGCACGGATGACTGGTCATCAAAATGTTGTAAACGATGTCAAATACTCGCCGGATGTTAAACTCTTTGCTTCGGCTTCGTTTGACAAATCCGTTCGAATGTGGCGTGCCAGTGATGGAGCGTTCATTTGTACATTTCGAGGACACGTGCAAGCAGTTTACACAGTGGCATGGTCAGCCGATTCTCGTCTGCTGGTAAGTGGTAGCAAAGATTCCACGTTGAAAGTATGGAGTGTAAAGGAGCGCAAGTTGGCTCAAGAATTGCCCGGCCATGCCGACGAAGTTTACGGAGTCGACTGGGCACCTGATGGCTCGAGGGTGGCATCTGGTGGGAAGGATAAAGTGCTCAAATT ATGGTCATACTAA